Below is a genomic region from Helicobacter pylori.
CTTTTAAACCTTCTAAAATTTCATAACTCCCATCGCTCAAGCGGACGGCTTTAATTTCTAACGGGCTTAAACCAAAATCATCTTTTTTGAACACGATAGCTTTCCCCCCCTTAATCAAAACCGCTTCTTTAGGCAGGATCTTCATTTTTTGTGGTTTCTGAAAGATTTCTACTTGAGCGAACATGTTAGGGTAATAAAGCTGTTTAACATTAGGCACATTGAAGCGCGCTTCTAGCATTTTATCTTGTGGGTTGATGATGGGGTTGATGTTTTCAAGCGTGATTTCTTGCGTGCCTTTAATCCCTTCTACGAACAAGATCGCTTTATGCGTGTTTTTTAAAAACTCTAAATCCTCTTGATTGACTTTAACAAGCGCCCACAATTGGCTTAAATCTATGATTTGAAACAACTCTTGCCCTTTTTTAATGAAGCTCCCCTCATTGAGATCCGGGCTTTTTTTAAAAATAACGCCACTGAAACGAGAGTAAATAGTCATTTCATTTTGGACTTTATGGCTGCTAATGATTTTTTCAATGCTAGAGTTTTCTAGCCCTAGTAGTTTTAATTTTTCTTTAATCGCTCCCACTTGCTGGTTGAATTTCAATGATGATAGCAATTCGCTTTGAACGCCCGCTAATTCAGGGGAATACACGCTCAATAACCTATCGCCCTTTTTAATGGGGGTATAGGTTTTATTCGCATAAAGCTTTTCCACATAGCCATCAAAACGCAGGGTTTGAGAAAAAATCAGCGCTTCATTAGGCTGCAAAAGCGCATAATAGCGCCGGCTTTGAGAAAATTCTTTTTCTATAACCTTAGTGGTGGAAATATTGAAACGAGTTTGGCTTTTAGCTTCTTTAGTTTCTTGAGTTTCTTGAGCGTTAGCGAATAAGGGGTTAAAAAATAGAATCAAGGCTAACCATAAAATCCGTTTCATTCTAATCCTTTAAGGTTTTGTAAAGACAAATAAGCGCTATTTAGAGCGCTTAAGGTTTCAAGCTGGGTGATTTGGGTAGTGATCTTGTCATTAAAAGCGTTGTAATAAGCGTTGTAATCGCCATTAGACTTCAAATCAAGCGCATAAATTTGCGCGATTTTTTCATTCTGTTTGATGATTTTATTGATCGATTCTAGGTTTTTTTGCAAGGTTTCTAATTTTTTAAGGAGTTTTAGGGCCAGGTGGCGCGTTTTGTTTTTGGTGTTTTCCACTTCGCTTTTAAACACCAAGCTTTCTTTTTTCTTTTGCTCCACTAATTTAGCCTGCTTGCCATAAAGGGGCAAAGGGATAGACAAAGCGACGCTAAACATGTCGTAGTTATAGTATTGTTTGGAGCGGAAATAATACACCCCGGTAACATTCACATCTTCTAAAAAGCTTTTTTTAGCCAAAGTGATGTCTTTTTGCGCTTTTTCTTCATCAAGCCTGGCGATCGCAATATCGTAATTAGTGGCGCTAATGTTATACAGCTCTTGCTCATGATTAAATTCAAAATTTTTAGGAGCAATGCTTAAAAGCTCGTTTTCTTTAAAAGTCAATTCACCCATGGAATAATGGCTGCTAGAGAGCGCTTCTTCTAAATTGTTTTTTTTGATTTCTAATTGCGATTTTAAAATTTCTAATTTAGCGATTGCTATTAAATTAGGCGAACTGGAATGGTTGGCTTGATAAAGGGTGTTTTCTAAATTTTTAATCGCTGTGTTTAAAAGCTCTATTTCTTGTTGGTTTTTATAGTTTTCAATGCCGCTTATCATTAAATTGATCACTAATTGCTGCTTGGTTTTTTTAAGCTCTAATATCTTTTTTTGTTTTTCTAGATTGATCATTTGAGATTGCGTGAGTTTTTTACCATTTAAATCCACTTTTTGAGACAAACCCAAACTCATGTTTTGCATCAAGGTGCTATCCAGCCTGAAAAAATCGCTCACATTAGCGTTGTTATAGCCTAAATACAAGATAGGGTTATCCCACTTGCTAACGACTTTTTCTTGAGAATTTAAAGCGTCAATTTGCTCTTGTAAGGCTTGTATTTTTTGATTTTTAGAAAGGTATTTAGCCACAAAAGATTGGATTTCTAAATCTTTAGCAAAACCCAAACTAAAAAGCAGTAAAAAAGCTCTTATAAGGCGTATCAAAACGCCCCCCTTATAAAACGCGCTTATAAAAGACAGCATGCTCTTATAAATCCAGGCTTGTTTTAGCGCGATAAACCTGGCCCTCTTTAGATTTAATATCCACCCTCACCTGCCATGTCCCGTTCATAGAAAGATTGGTTTTAGCTTCATAAATGCCGTTTTTTTCACTCACTTGCGCCATTTCTTTCATCATTGGCATGCCAGGCATTTCAGGCATCATAAACTGCACCCTAACGATAGCTTTTTCTAAAGCTTTACCTTTTAAAGTGGGGCTAAGCACGAAAGTGTTATCGCCTTTAATGGGGTTACCCACGGATTTGATTTTCACTTCCAAGTCATTGGCTTTTAGGGTTTGCTCCCATGCGTTTAAACTCATAACCCCCAACACGCTTATTAAAAATAAAGCGGCTAACTTTTTCATCGTTTTGACCTTTAAATTAAGATAACAAGAAAATTCTTGTTGCGAACGAATGATAACCCTCTTTTGTGTAAAAATTGTGGAAATGGTTTTTAAAAAAATTAGGGTTTTTAAGTAGAAGGTATAAGAGTTTATGCTATTTTTTTAAGGTTTTAAAATCAAATTTCAAAGGATTAGTATGCAATTTAGAATTGAACATGACACGATGGGCGAAATTCAAGTGGATGATAGCCAATACTGGGGGGCTCAAACGCAACGCAGTCTTGAAAACTTTAAAATCGGCACCGAAAAAATGCCTAAAGAACTCATTGGCGCGTTTGCTAAACTCAAAAGGAGTCTGGCGGTTGTCAACCACAAATTAGGGAAATTAAGCCCAGAAAAATCACAAGCCATTATCAAGGCGTGCGATTGCATTTTAAAAGGCGAGCTGTGCGGCGAATTCCCGTTAGCGATATGGCAAACAGGGAGCGGGACTCAAACGAATATGAATCTCAATGAAGTCATTGCCAATAAGGCTACAGAAATTTTAGGGGGTAATTTCAGGGAGAAAAAACTCATCCACCCTAACGATGATGTGAACATGTCTCAAAGCTCCAACGACACTTTCCCCACCGCAATGCACATTGTGAGCGTGCTAGAAATCACGCATAAGTTACTGCCCAGTTTAGAGAATCTGTTAAAAACCTTTAAAGACAAAAGCCAGCAATTTAAAGAGATTGTCAAAATCGGGCGCACGCATTTACAAGACGCTACGCCTTTAACTTTGGGGCAAGAATTTAGCGGGTATGCGAGCATGTTAGAGCATTCTAAACAACAAATTTTAGAGAGTTTGGAGCATTTAAGGGAATTAGCCATAGGTGGGACTGCCGTAGGCACAGGGCTAAACGCTCATAAAGAATTGAGTGAAAAAGTGGCTGAAGAATTGAGCCAGTTTAGCGGCGTGAAATTCATTTCTGCGCCCAATAAATTCCATGCGCTCACTAGCCATGACGCTATCGCTTATGCGCATGGGGCTTTTAAGGCTTTAGCGGCGAATCTAATGAAAATCGCTAACGATATTAGATGGCTTGCGAGCGGGCCGCGCTGTGGTTTGGGCGAGCTTAATATCCCTGAAAACGAGCCGGGCAGCTCCATTATGCCCGGTAAAGTCAATCCCACGCAATGCGAAGCGATGACAATGGTGGCCGTGCAAGTGATGGGGAATGATACCGCTATTGGCATTGCGGCCAGTCAGGGTAATTTTGAACTGAATGTGTTTAAACCGGTGATTATTTATAATTTCTTGCAAAGTTTAAGGCTGTTGAGCGATAGCATGGAAAGTTTTAACATCCATTGCGCGAGCGGTATTGAGCCTAATAGAGAAAAAATTGATTATTATTTGCACCATTCTTTAATGCTAGTAACCGCTCTAAACCCGCATGTAGGCTATGAAAACGCCGCTAAAATCGCTAAAAACGCCCACAAAAAAGGCATTTCTTTAAAAGAAAGCGCGCTGGAATTGAAACTCCTAAGCGCTGAAGATTTTGACAAATTCGTGGTGCCTGAAAAGATGATCGGGTCTAAGGCGTGAAAACCTTTAGCGGGCACATGAGATGAATCCTGAAAAAGCCACTCATTTGGTTGCGTATCAATGATTTTAGGCATTGATGAAGCGGGTAGGGGGTGTTTGGCCGGTTCGCTTTTTGTGGCGGGAGTGGTGTGCAGTGAAAAAACAGCCTTAGAATTTCTAAAAATGGGGCTTAAGGATAGCAAGAAGCTCAGCCCCAAAAAGCGCTTTTTCTTAGAAGACAAAATCAAATCGCATGGTGAGGTGGGGTTTTTTGTGGTTAAAAAAAGCGCGAATGAAATTGATAGCTTGGGCTTAGGGGCGTGTTTGAAGCTCGCTGTGCAAGAAATTTTAGAAAATGCTTGCTCTTTAGCCAATGGGATAAAAATAGACGGCAACACGGCGTTTGGCTTGAACAAACACTACCCCAATATACAAACCATCATCAAGGGCGATGAAAAGATCGCTCAAATCGCTATGGCGTCTGTTTTAGCGAAAGCCTTTAAGGACAAAGAAATGCGGCAATTGCACGCTTTGTTTAAGGGATACGGCTGGGATAAGAATTGCGGGTATGGGACTAAACAACATATAGAAGCGATTGTTAAGCTAGGGGCTACGCCTTTTCATCGGCATAGCTTCACGCTTAAAAACCGCATCTTAAACCCCAAACTCTTAGATGTGGAATAACGCCTTGTTCAAAAGGGTGCTGAGATTGGTAGCACTCGTTGGAGAAAGGTCGATGCGCTTGGCTTTAAAGTAAGCGATTAAGTCTTCAGGCTGAATGAAAGGGAATTGCACCATGACATACACACGATGGTTGGTGGTATCCACGAACCTTTTAGCCAAAATGGATTTAGACGTTAAAAAATCAACCAACCCGAATAAATGGCTGATAACATTATTTTTAATTTGAAGCACTTTACAAATGCGATTACGCATTTTTGTGATTAAAACGCTTTCTAAAGTGCTGTAAGCGTTCATTCTGGCCCTTAAAAGAGCGATTTCTTCAGCGTTTTTTTCAGAGGGCAATTTGTCATCATAGGGGATGTAATTGGCGTAAAAATCGTTCCTTTTACCAGAAATTGAAGCCGATCCGACATATTGATTGGGCGGGTTCTTTTCGTCAAAAAGATTGATTTTAAGCCAACTAGGATAGTTAATCGTGTCTTTCAAACTCTCAGCATGCGCTGTTTGAGCGAAGAGGCCTAGGGATAACAAGGCGCAGAAACTTAATTTTTTCAATGCATTCATTATAACTTCCTTTCTATAAAAGAATATTAAAAACGCCCTACGCTTTTAGGGTGGGTGGTATTTCTCAAAAAGGCGAAATACTAGGATAGCTTATAGTCAGTTAGCTTAAAAAAAAATAAAAATATGCAATAATAATCTAAAAATGTGAGTAATAATATTAAATACATAAATACATAAATACATAAATACATAAATACATAAATACATAAATACATAAATACATAAATACATAAATACATAAATACATAAATACATAAATACATAAATACATAAATACATAAATACAATTAATTATTATACCAAAATAGATTGAATATCCAAAGAAAAATCAATGAAATTAAGGTGTTTGTAGGGGGCATTAGCTGCCAAAATAGGGGCGTTGATAGAAACGACTGCAATGTTTAAAAACCCATGTTTATGGCACCATAAAAGCTGTTTTTCTAAAAAATGGGGCGTGGGGAAAGCGTGGGCGATGAGAGAGAGCTTGTTGGTGGCGTTTTCGCGCAAGATAAAAATCCCATTATCATGGGAGTAAAGCTCATGATTTGGGAATTGCTTGTAAAGCTCTAAAAAAACCATGTTTTCAAAAATATTTAAAAGCGAAGGGCTGGAAGTCAGGCTATAAGGCAAGGCAAAATCGCACAGATACAATTTGGTTTTATTGTTTTCAAAACTGGGGGCTAAAAAAATGATGCGTTGTTTTTCTAGCGCATGTAACAATTTATAAAGGGTGTCTTTAGAGATCTTAAGCTCTTTTTTGAGTTGCGTATAAAGATAAAAAGCGCTCACAAACTTAGATTGATGCGAGCAGATTTTAGCCATCAAGGGGGCGTAAGCTTGAAAGATTGATTTGATATTTTCTTGTTTTTTTAGGATTTTTTCTTTCTCGTTTTCTATAAAAAGCGAATCTAAAGCGTTGCCGTCTCTTAAAAAGCGGTTAAACAGGGTGTTTTTAGGGGTGTTGGGTTTGAAAAAGCTAATATATTCTTTAAAATCCAACCCTAACGCATAGCATAAGCTAAAATTGGGCGCTGTTATGGGGCTTAAATAATTAGGGATAAGAACGATTTTAGGAAGCTTTGGCAGGCTGAAATCTAGGCGGTCAATACGATCTAAAATGAGCAAATCCATTTTCTTTTCTAAATGCCATTTTAAAAGCCATGAGCTTAGAATGTTTTTATTCAAACGCATGTCGTTGTAATTGATATACACAGGGTTTTTAAAATCCTTCGCTAATTTGAGGGCGAAAGTGGTTTTACCGGATTTCATCGGCCCTAAAAGACAGATTTTATCGCTTGAAGGCGCCTTTAAAAGCGGGTTGTTTAAGGCCGGCTCTTTAGGGGTTTCAAAAGGCCCAAAAGGGTGCAAGCAAGAAAGGGGCATGAACTTCCTTTCAAATGAGATTGG
It encodes:
- the fumC gene encoding class II fumarate hydratase; the encoded protein is MQFRIEHDTMGEIQVDDSQYWGAQTQRSLENFKIGTEKMPKELIGAFAKLKRSLAVVNHKLGKLSPEKSQAIIKACDCILKGELCGEFPLAIWQTGSGTQTNMNLNEVIANKATEILGGNFREKKLIHPNDDVNMSQSSNDTFPTAMHIVSVLEITHKLLPSLENLLKTFKDKSQQFKEIVKIGRTHLQDATPLTLGQEFSGYASMLEHSKQQILESLEHLRELAIGGTAVGTGLNAHKELSEKVAEELSQFSGVKFISAPNKFHALTSHDAIAYAHGAFKALAANLMKIANDIRWLASGPRCGLGELNIPENEPGSSIMPGKVNPTQCEAMTMVAVQVMGNDTAIGIAASQGNFELNVFKPVIIYNFLQSLRLLSDSMESFNIHCASGIEPNREKIDYYLHHSLMLVTALNPHVGYENAAKIAKNAHKKGISLKESALELKLLSAEDFDKFVVPEKMIGSKA
- the crdB gene encoding copper resistance outer membrane protein CrdB; the protein is MLSFISAFYKGGVLIRLIRAFLLLFSLGFAKDLEIQSFVAKYLSKNQKIQALQEQIDALNSQEKVVSKWDNPILYLGYNNANVSDFFRLDSTLMQNMSLGLSQKVDLNGKKLTQSQMINLEKQKKILELKKTKQQLVINLMISGIENYKNQQEIELLNTAIKNLENTLYQANHSSSPNLIAIAKLEILKSQLEIKKNNLEEALSSSHYSMGELTFKENELLSIAPKNFEFNHEQELYNISATNYDIAIARLDEEKAQKDITLAKKSFLEDVNVTGVYYFRSKQYYNYDMFSVALSIPLPLYGKQAKLVEQKKKESLVFKSEVENTKNKTRHLALKLLKKLETLQKNLESINKIIKQNEKIAQIYALDLKSNGDYNAYYNAFNDKITTQITQLETLSALNSAYLSLQNLKGLE
- a CDS encoding efflux RND transporter periplasmic adaptor subunit, with the translated sequence MKRILWLALILFFNPLFANAQETQETKEAKSQTRFNISTTKVIEKEFSQSRRYYALLQPNEALIFSQTLRFDGYVEKLYANKTYTPIKKGDRLLSVYSPELAGVQSELLSSLKFNQQVGAIKEKLKLLGLENSSIEKIISSHKVQNEMTIYSRFSGVIFKKSPDLNEGSFIKKGQELFQIIDLSQLWALVKVNQEDLEFLKNTHKAILFVEGIKGTQEITLENINPIINPQDKMLEARFNVPNVKQLYYPNMFAQVEIFQKPQKMKILPKEAVLIKGGKAIVFKKDDFGLSPLEIKAVRLSDGSYEILEGLKAGEEVANNALFVLDADAQNNGDY
- the crdA gene encoding copper resistance determinant CrdA, which translates into the protein MKKLAALFLISVLGVMSLNAWEQTLKANDLEVKIKSVGNPIKGDNTFVLSPTLKGKALEKAIVRVQFMMPEMPGMPMMKEMAQVSEKNGIYEAKTNLSMNGTWQVRVDIKSKEGQVYRAKTSLDL
- a CDS encoding ATP-binding protein, with the protein product MPLSCLHPFGPFETPKEPALNNPLLKAPSSDKICLLGPMKSGKTTFALKLAKDFKNPVYINYNDMRLNKNILSSWLLKWHLEKKMDLLILDRIDRLDFSLPKLPKIVLIPNYLSPITAPNFSLCYALGLDFKEYISFFKPNTPKNTLFNRFLRDGNALDSLFIENEKEKILKKQENIKSIFQAYAPLMAKICSHQSKFVSAFYLYTQLKKELKISKDTLYKLLHALEKQRIIFLAPSFENNKTKLYLCDFALPYSLTSSPSLLNIFENMVFLELYKQFPNHELYSHDNGIFILRENATNKLSLIAHAFPTPHFLEKQLLWCHKHGFLNIAVVSINAPILAANAPYKHLNFIDFSLDIQSILV
- a CDS encoding ribonuclease HII, with the protein product MILGIDEAGRGCLAGSLFVAGVVCSEKTALEFLKMGLKDSKKLSPKKRFFLEDKIKSHGEVGFFVVKKSANEIDSLGLGACLKLAVQEILENACSLANGIKIDGNTAFGLNKHYPNIQTIIKGDEKIAQIAMASVLAKAFKDKEMRQLHALFKGYGWDKNCGYGTKQHIEAIVKLGATPFHRHSFTLKNRILNPKLLDVE